DNA sequence from the Candidatus Aminicenantes bacterium genome:
CCCCGGTGGTTGTTTGGGATGTAATCCGGGGCATCATTTTACCTTCGGCCGTCCTGCCTCAGCCCATGGGGCCCCGGAACCTGCCGTTTGCGTTCGCTTATGCTTTATGCCCTGCGGGTACTCCTCTCCACAACCCCTCGCCAATCATCAATTCGGGCTTGCCCACACAAAACGTAATAGAACCAAACTTTTCAACTCTTCAACTTTTCAACTCTTAAACTCTACAACTCTTTAACTTTTCTGTTTTGCCGACGGCAGTAGCAAAATGTGCAGGGTGATCCCCAACGCAACTGCCCCAAGCAGGATGCGTACCCATAAGAGTCTGGTGGCGAAGATCGCTGACAGCGCAATGGTGGTCCACAACAAGGTTAATGTCCACACTTTCACCCAGGCCGGGATGCCCCGACCGTCGCGGTAATCATGCAGGTAGCGGCCGAACCAGCGGTTGCGCAGCAATCGCTGCAGGCGATGGGGCGAACTTTTCGCGTAGCAGGCCGCGGCCAGGAGCAGAAAAGGCGTGGTGGGCAGCAACGGCAGGAAAATCCCCGCCACTCCAAGTCCCACGAAAATTGCGCCTGAAGTGACCAGCAAAAATCGCCGGCTTCTCGAAATCATCCGCTGCTTTTGCATGATACTCGAAAACAGCCGGGGGGTTTTAGCGCCGGCTCTTGCGGGGTTTCTTTTTCACGGAGAAGCCGAACTTGCCGATGTGCTTGCCCATGCGGTGGTAATGACCGTGGCAGTAGCAGATGGGGGCGGCGGCGGCCAGGTCGAAGTAGCCGGTGTTTCCGCGGTGAAAGGCGGGATCGGCCTGAACGGCCAGGACTTCGGCAAGAAAGAGGTGGTGGCTGCCGAGTTCGCGAACCTCGGTAACCCGGCACTCCAGGTTGATTGGTGACTCCGCCACCAGGGGGGCACGGATCTGCGAGGCCCGCAGGGGTGTCAGTTGCATTTCCTTGAATTTATCCACTTCGCGGCCGCTTTTCACGCCGCACCAATCAACAGCCCTGGCCATAGCGGCGGTGGTCAGGTTCACGGTAAACTCCCCGCTTTCACGGATGAGGTTGTAGGAAAAGCGTTCCGGGCGCAGGGAAATGGAACACATGGGCGGGTCGCTGCACACCGTACCCGTCCATGCAACCGTGACCAGGTTCATGTGACCGTCAAAATCACCGCAACTGATCAGCACGGCGGGAACCGGATAGAGCATGGCGCCGGGTTTCCATAACAGGCGTGTGGGTTGATCGCTCATGGGGCCTCCGTTTCGCAACTGTACACCAGCTCGTTGCCGATGGCAAGTCGAGTCGCGTGGTTTCCGGGGCGGTGTGAATCTCGGAGTTCCGGCGCCGAAAATCCGCTTGGGTCAGTACTCTACGTCTTTTGAAGCCCTGACCGCGCGGTTGTGCGCCCAGGAACGGATCTTTTTGATCTGCTCTTCCATGGTGGTGGCCAGGGGCACGCTGTTACCGAAAATAACCAGCAGGTCGTCTTCACTCAAGGGGCGGTTCTCGTTAAAGGCCTCGTACATGGCGGAGATGATGACCTGCTCGATTTCGCTGCCGGACCAGCCCTTGGTGATCTGGGCCAATTGCGGTACGTTGAAGTGGGACACATCGTTTCCCTTGGCCTTGAGGTGAATGGAAAAAATCTCTTCCCGTTCCCGGCGCGTGGGCAAGTCGATAAAAAAAATCTGGTCAAAGCGGCCGCGGCGCAACAGTTCCGCGGGCAACAGGTCGATGCGGTTGGCGGTGGCGGCCACGAAGATCTCTGATGTGTGCTCCTGCATCCAGGTCAAAAAATAACCCAGGATGCGGGAAGAAGAACTGTCTCCCTGCTTGTCGGAAATGCCGCTTTCAATTTCGTCGATCCACAGTACCGCCGGCGCCACGGAATCCATGGTCTGCAGGGCCCGTGAGAATACCAGTTCGGGTGAGCCGGCCATGCCCGAATACACCAGGTTCATGTCCAGGCGGAAAAGGGGCAGCTTCCATAAGGAGGCGGTGACCTTGGCGGAAAGGCTTTTTCCGCAACCGGAAACCCCCATGCACAAGAATCCCCGGGGTTTCTCTAATCCGAACTCGCGTGCCGCGTCCGTAAAGGCGCGACGGCGCTTCTGCAGCCAGTCTTTCAAATTATCCAACCCACCCAGGTCATCCAGGGTAAACCGCTGAGTAAAATACTCCAGCACGTTTTCCTTCATGATCAGTTGCTTTTTTTCTTCGTGGATGCCCTTGACCAGGCCGGCGGTGATAAGCGGCTGGTTGTGAAAGGCTTTCATATAGGCTTTGTAGGCCTCGTCAAGGGTCAGGCCCTGGGCGGCGATTACAAAGTCGCGGCGTTCGGCTTCGTTTAATTGGATTTGACGCCCGGACCGCCGCATGCTCTCGAGGAACCTCTCAAAAAGTGCTCCCAGTTCGTCAATGCCGGGCAGGGGAAACGGGAAGATGTCGATCTCTTTTTTCAGGTCCTGGGGAAAATACTCATCTGATGAGAGAAGAAAAATGATTTTGCGTTTGCCTTTGAGGATTTTGTAGGCATCACGCAATTTGCGTACGACCCGCCCGGATCTGCGCATTTCCGGCCCCAGGTCGCGGAACACGGTGAATCCGGGTTCAGGGTCATTGATTACCGCATCTATGGCGATAACGGGGTCCCGGCTTTCCGGGACGGAATGGTTTTCTTTCACCAGTCCATGGTTGATATCCCAATGGGCGAGAGCGGGGGCTTTGTGTACCTGTTCCGCCATGCGGAGCAGGAAGCCTTCCACCCGTTTCTCTTCGTATGAGAGGATCTGGATCAGGGGTTGCCCCACCAGAATGGACTGCCTAATCGCTTCCATGGAAGGATTCATGGTTTACCTCAATGCTATGAAAGTCGATGATGCCCCCGAACTTGAATCCCAGGGGGTTGACATGGAACTTCAGTACAAAACTGTCGGAAACAAAGTAAAGCGGGATATACCAGGCGTCCTCGGCGCAGAGATCCGCAAGCTGTTCGAGCAACTGCGCCTGAAGACGGATGTTGCCGAGCGGCAATCGTTCGATTGCTTCACGGATGCGGGGGTTGGCGTGGTTAAAGTAGTTGAGCAGCCCGTTGCCGGAGTACAACTGGTATAGGAAATTGTAGGCATGGGGATAATCCGCAACACCGCGTACGATCATGGCCTGTCGCTGCGGATCTCTCATGCCGGCGTAATATGGCTCAAGGGGTATGATATCGCTCTCCAGGCGGAGCCCGAAAGGAGCCATTTGTTTGTTCAGGGCGTTGATCAGGCTCACATGGCGTGGATAAATGGTTACATTCACAACTCGCCGTGCGGTTGGCGGCAGTTGCCGCCGGGCGCGAGAAGCCCTTTCCGGGTTTAAACGGAAATAGCGATTGTGGCCGAACAGGCTGACCGGCATGATGGTATAGGCGGGAAGCACGGAACGCTCCAAACCCAGGTCGGCGATCAATTGTTGGCGATCAATGCCAAACTGCATGATATGGCGCCATTCACGCGACAGGGCATCCGGGTTGGTCGGGGAGGGGTTCAGGGTCAGGAACACCTGCACATCCGGCGCAGTGGATATGATGCGGTGGCTTTGGCGAGGAAATGTGGAAACGGCAAATCCTTCAGGAGGAAGGAAAACATCGAAAAAGTAGAGGGTGTTGGCGCGGGGAGTATCCTGCGGGAGAAAGATGTGTACCCGTTTCAGTGAAGGCGGTCCGGCAAAGTAGTCATCCCGGCGATGAAAGCTCAGTTTAGAAAAGGGCTGGTGTTTGACGTTCACCTTCTCCAGCTCTTTCTCAAGGTGGAACGGTCCGGTACCAACCGGTTGGCGGCGGAATTCATCCAACGATTTTCCGGCGTAATTCACGGGAATGATCGATGTGGCTTTGGACGCAAGGAGGTGGAGAAAGATGTTGAAAGGGCGCACCAGGTGAATGCGCAGGCAGTGATTGTTTACGGCCTCCAGGCCGCTGACGACATGGCTTTTGCCTTGAGCGAAATCAGTGGCGCCGGCGATACAGCTGAATTCATTTTCGTTACCCCAGCGGCGGATCAGTTGTTCCAATGTAAAGATCACGTCCTTGCTGGAAAGGGGAGAACCGTTGGAAAAGCGGGCCTCGGGACGAAGATGGAAGGTGTATTCCAGGCGGTTGTTGGAGATCTCCCAGGAGGCGGCCAGGTCGGGAGAAAGGTGCCCTGCGTGGTCGGCTTTCACCAGGGTGTTGAACACCAATTCCAGCGCCTGGGCTTCGTTGTAGAAATGCAGCTCAGAAGGGATAAACGAGTTGAAATTGTGGTTTTGAAAACAGACGGACAATTCAGCTTCGGAGTTAATGCGGTTGGTTACCAAAGGAGCCGGCTGCGGAGAGTCCGGGCCGCAGCCCGGATAGAGCAACAAAGCCCATGCCAGGAGGAAATACCGCCATGTCCGCCGCATATTGATTCGGCCTCTCAGAAGAGCAGTCAAGCTGTTTTCCACTCGTGTCCCCACAGACTTATGAGATGAACGATCACCCTTGCGGCGGCTTGCATGTCTTCCACGGCAATCCATTCGTAGCGGGAGTGAAAGTTCGAGCCTCCGGTAAACAGGTTGGGGGTGGGCAGTCCCATGAAACTCAACCTGGCCCCGTCGGTGCCGCCGCGGATCATATTGTGTATCGGCTCCAGGCCGGCCATTTTTACCGCCTCAAGGGCTTTGGCCAATACTTGTGGATGGTTGTCGAGAACGGTTTTCATGTTGCGGTACGATTCAATAAATTCAAAATCGACACCGGCACCCGGATGGCGCTGCACCACCTGGTCCACCAGTTGATGCAATTTCGCCTCATGGTCATGCAATCCCTCTTCAGAAAAATCCCGAACCAGAAATTTCAGGGTAACCTGTTCACTTCCGCCTTCAATGGAGTGGGGGTGAAGGTAGCCTTCACGTTTTTCCGTGGTTTCAGGTGACAGGCGGTCCTTGGGCAGGGAATCGATGATCTCGGCCGCCAACTTGATGGCGTTGAGCAGTTTGCCCTTGGCATAGCCGGGATGCACATTGACGCCCGTTATCTTTAGATGAACCGAGTCGGCGCAGAAGGTTTCATCCTCTACTTCACCCAGTTTTTCGCCGTCCACCGTGTAGCCGAAATCGGCATCGATCTCCTCCAGGGTGATATGCTCCGTACCCCGGCCGGTTTCTTCGTCCGGCGTAAATATCACGCGGATGCGCGGGCGCGGGATTTCGGGGTGGTTGATCAGGTATTGCAAGGCGGCCATGATTTCAGCGATGCCGGCCTTGTCATCCGCTCCCAGCAAGGTTGTTCCATCCGTGGTAATGAGGGTTTTGCCTTTTTGTTTCGCCAAGTGAGGATTTTCGCTCACTTTTAGAATCCAGCGGCCGTCGCCGGAAAGGTCAATATCTTCACCGTTGTAATCGGGGTGAATGCGGGGGTTGACGTTTTCACCGGAGACGTCGGGGGATGTGTCGACGTGGGCGATCAGGGCAATGGTCGGACCGTTTCCGTTTTGGTTGGACGGCAGTGTTGCGAGAACATATCCCCATTGGTTGAAAGTTGCGTCGATTAACCCCATATCTTTAAGTTCATTTTGCAGTCGGCGCGAAAGGTTGATTTGGTGGGGAGTTGAGGGAAAATCGCTGGATTCCTCACTGGATTGGGTGTTGATGCGCACGTAAGCAATAAAGCGTTCCATCAGGTCGGGAAATTGCATCTCATGCCTCCTGTCCGAAACATTATAGGCCAATGTCGCAGGATTGGCAAAAAAATCACTCGTCTTGAACCACGGCGAATGCGGCCGCACCGCAATGTCCTTGCAGATCCAGGGCGGTTACGCCGAATTCCAGTTCGTTCTCGCGGGAAACCCGGCGAATCTGAAGTTCCGATGCTTCTGAACCCAGAGTGGAGACAATCTGGAATCTGGGGTGGGTTTGAAACACGTGGTAGCCGGAAACACCCCGATTCGGGGATGCTGGATCGCGGCGCCAGGTGATGTGAACCACATACTCGGTCTGAAGCAGGGATTCATTGCGCCGGCGCTTGGCCGTGACGTCAAGCGCGGGCGGTGAAGCCAGGCACCCCAGGTTCAGGCGTCCGCCGCAGGCGATGCGATCAGACAGGTGGGCCAGGGGAGTATAGGCCATCATCAGGCGGGCCACGCGGCGGGATACCGACTCGGGGCCGTACAGGCATGCAAGCAATGCCACCGCGCCGGCGGCGTGAGGGGCCGCCATTGACGTGCCGCTCATGTAGTCGTAATCCGCCACCCTGTTGATCACCGTGACGGGAGTAAATGCCTGTGTCCTCAATTTCCGGCCGTTTTCTCGTGACACGGACACAACTGGGATCCATTCTTTCGCCACTTGCAAAGTCCCGCTGAAATTGCCCTCCAGGTTGTTGAAAATGATTGCCGCCCTCGCTCCGGCGAGGGCGGCCAGGCGGACTTTCTCCTGAAAAGTGGTTTCTCCGCGTTCTATCAGGGCTATGGCTCCGTTTACCTCGGAAGAAAAATCTATCGCGGTCAAACCGAGCCCGCAGGGAACCAGCATGGCCGTAATTCCCGGCGTGGGGCCGGCGTACTCCAGGCCCAGTGCCGGGATTGCCTCATAGTCCGCCTCAACCTGGGCCAGGCGACCGCATTCCCGTGGAACCGTTGACAAAACGCCGTGTCCCGGAGCGGCCAGGTCCACGCTTCGGTCTCCGTAATTCGAAAAATCGGCGAGTTTGTCATCAGCAGTGGTAGCGGCCACGGAAAGAATGCCGGCGACGTCATAAGATGCGGGGTAAAAGGGATGCTCGTCGTTGTCGTCGCCCACGTCATCGTCACCGCCGTTTCCCGCCGCCGCCAGAATGACAATTCCTTCTCGGGCGACTTGCCGGTAAGCCTGTTCTTCAACTTCGGAATATCCACTGCCGCCGAATGAACAGTTCAAGGCCACGATGTTTGCCGCGCCGGAGCGTTTCAATTGGCAAATGTATTCCAGGGCTTCCACAATGTCGCTGGAGTACGTATAGCCGTCCGGACGTACGGTCTTGACGGCCAGCAGGCGCGTATGCCAGCTGA
Encoded proteins:
- a CDS encoding DUF454 domain-containing protein produces the protein MQKQRMISRSRRFLLVTSGAIFVGLGVAGIFLPLLPTTPFLLLAAACYAKSSPHRLQRLLRNRWFGRYLHDYRDGRGIPAWVKVWTLTLLWTTIALSAIFATRLLWVRILLGAVALGITLHILLLPSAKQKS
- a CDS encoding flavin reductase family protein produces the protein MSDQPTRLLWKPGAMLYPVPAVLISCGDFDGHMNLVTVAWTGTVCSDPPMCSISLRPERFSYNLIRESGEFTVNLTTAAMARAVDWCGVKSGREVDKFKEMQLTPLRASQIRAPLVAESPINLECRVTEVRELGSHHLFLAEVLAVQADPAFHRGNTGYFDLAAAAPICYCHGHYHRMGKHIGKFGFSVKKKPRKSRR
- a CDS encoding AAA family ATPase — protein: MNPSMEAIRQSILVGQPLIQILSYEEKRVEGFLLRMAEQVHKAPALAHWDINHGLVKENHSVPESRDPVIAIDAVINDPEPGFTVFRDLGPEMRRSGRVVRKLRDAYKILKGKRKIIFLLSSDEYFPQDLKKEIDIFPFPLPGIDELGALFERFLESMRRSGRQIQLNEAERRDFVIAAQGLTLDEAYKAYMKAFHNQPLITAGLVKGIHEEKKQLIMKENVLEYFTQRFTLDDLGGLDNLKDWLQKRRRAFTDAAREFGLEKPRGFLCMGVSGCGKSLSAKVTASLWKLPLFRLDMNLVYSGMAGSPELVFSRALQTMDSVAPAVLWIDEIESGISDKQGDSSSSRILGYFLTWMQEHTSEIFVAATANRIDLLPAELLRRGRFDQIFFIDLPTRREREEIFSIHLKAKGNDVSHFNVPQLAQITKGWSGSEIEQVIISAMYEAFNENRPLSEDDLLVIFGNSVPLATTMEEQIKKIRSWAHNRAVRASKDVEY
- a CDS encoding ABC transporter substrate-binding protein; the protein is MDCRGRHASRRKGDRSSHKSVGTRVENSLTALLRGRINMRRTWRYFLLAWALLLYPGCGPDSPQPAPLVTNRINSEAELSVCFQNHNFNSFIPSELHFYNEAQALELVFNTLVKADHAGHLSPDLAASWEISNNRLEYTFHLRPEARFSNGSPLSSKDVIFTLEQLIRRWGNENEFSCIAGATDFAQGKSHVVSGLEAVNNHCLRIHLVRPFNIFLHLLASKATSIIPVNYAGKSLDEFRRQPVGTGPFHLEKELEKVNVKHQPFSKLSFHRRDDYFAGPPSLKRVHIFLPQDTPRANTLYFFDVFLPPEGFAVSTFPRQSHRIISTAPDVQVFLTLNPSPTNPDALSREWRHIMQFGIDRQQLIADLGLERSVLPAYTIMPVSLFGHNRYFRLNPERASRARRQLPPTARRVVNVTIYPRHVSLINALNKQMAPFGLRLESDIIPLEPYYAGMRDPQRQAMIVRGVADYPHAYNFLYQLYSGNGLLNYFNHANPRIREAIERLPLGNIRLQAQLLEQLADLCAEDAWYIPLYFVSDSFVLKFHVNPLGFKFGGIIDFHSIEVNHESFHGSD
- the pepT gene encoding peptidase T produces the protein MQFPDLMERFIAYVRINTQSSEESSDFPSTPHQINLSRRLQNELKDMGLIDATFNQWGYVLATLPSNQNGNGPTIALIAHVDTSPDVSGENVNPRIHPDYNGEDIDLSGDGRWILKVSENPHLAKQKGKTLITTDGTTLLGADDKAGIAEIMAALQYLINHPEIPRPRIRVIFTPDEETGRGTEHITLEEIDADFGYTVDGEKLGEVEDETFCADSVHLKITGVNVHPGYAKGKLLNAIKLAAEIIDSLPKDRLSPETTEKREGYLHPHSIEGGSEQVTLKFLVRDFSEEGLHDHEAKLHQLVDQVVQRHPGAGVDFEFIESYRNMKTVLDNHPQVLAKALEAVKMAGLEPIHNMIRGGTDGARLSFMGLPTPNLFTGGSNFHSRYEWIAVEDMQAAARVIVHLISLWGHEWKTA